The nucleotide sequence TTGAACCTTCATTGAGTACAAAAGTGGAGGATGAGGCACCACTCACACTCAAGGATTATGGGATGGCGTTCGTCCGATTATTTGCTCAGAGTAAAGGTGTCGTTCCTGTCTTGATGTCAGGTATGGTGATTGGAGCAGCTATGAACTTCATTGATGAATTTTGGCAGCTTTACCTGGATCGGGTAGGTGTTCCCGTGCTTTATTTTGGACTGTTTTCAGCTGCTATTTATGTGCTTCGTTTGCCTGGTAATCTGCTCGCTTACTCCTTGAAGAACAGGTTTAGCTACAGAGGGCTGTTACTTTTTGTATCAGTTATGACTGCACTAGGCTTTAGTTACCTTTCATATTTTCAGGACTATAGTGGATTGGTTGCCATGGGGTTGGTCTGTTTGTTTTCAGGACTGATTGAACCATTAACGACCGGCTATTTGCATCATCGTATCCCCTCAAATGTACGGGCTACGCTTGGTTCTGCTCAATCATTTGGAGAAAATGCGGTTATGCTTGTGGTAGGCTTAGGATTTGGTTATTTCTCAACAAAATGGGATGTATTTGGAGGATACGGCTTCATTGCTTTTGTTTGTGGATTGTTTGTTGTCTATTTTATCTTGATGGCAAAGCAAGTGGATGAATAAAATTAGAAGGTAGTCGTTAGTAGACTTCATTTGGGTGGATATGCCCTCTTACTGTAGACTGGTTAGATAGAAAAACTTGTCTACAATAAGGGGGCTTCTTTCTCATTTATCCAAGGGAATATTGATGGTGAAAGTCGTTCCTATACCAGGTGAGCTTTGAACGTGAATTTGCCCCCCATGAGCCTCAACTAGCTGTTTCGTTATTGCTAGTCCTAAACCTGTACCTCCACTTTCCCTAGATCGATCATCATCGGCGCGATAAAAGCGGTCGAAGAGGTGGGGAAGATGCTCAGCTGCTATGCCTGTTCCCGTATCACGTACAGTTATATTCATATTGGAGAAAGAGTCTTCTTTTTTGAAAGCTGCCAGCTCTATGAATATAGTTCCTTTTTCAGGTGTGTGTCTTAGAGCGTTACTTAGAAGGTTCATAAGGACTTGTGTCATTCGATTGGCATCCAAATTAGCCCAAAGCTGATCATCGTTTTCTTTTAAAACTAACTGAATCTGTTTTAGAGCCGCTTCATCCTTCACATTTTCTAGCACCTGGGCTAGCCACATATTCACATGGATCGGCTTTTTATCAATCCGTAGCCTCTTTGCCTCTGCCAGAGACAATTGATGCAGCTCTTCCACAAGAGTGGATAATCGCAGCAATTCATCTTGAATAGGAAGCAGAGCGACTGGTTGGATAGGTTGTTTATTTTGTTGGATTAGCTCTAGCTTTCCTCTCATTATTGTTAATGGCGTTCTTAATTCATGAGCAACATCTGCTACAAGATTACGCCTGACCGTTTCGGCATGCAATAATTCCTGCGACATATCATTAAATGCTTCTGCTACCTTTCCATATTCATCTTTAGAAGTAACGGGGGTACGAACACCGAATTCACCTTTTTTTAGTTGCTCGATGGCCTGTAACAGTGCTTTTAAGGGAGCTGTTAATCGCTTAGAAACCCAGTATGCCAAAAGGAGAGAAAGAGCAACTAGTACAATAACCGCAAAAACCAGAAAAAATAAAGTAGCGAAGAAGGATGACTTTCTCCATACTGACATCTCTGCAATTTCATGATCATAGAGATACAAGACAGCAACGTAAGTCTGTCCCTTTCGAATAACATTTCTAAGACCATCATCAATAATCGTTCTTGAGTCCA is from Bacillus horti and encodes:
- a CDS encoding MFS transporter; protein product: MSRFILSNVWKLYAIRFFYYLIPAYVIERLFWEERGMTIQLVVYTEIIFAVTVVLLEVPSGILADKWGRKKMIVLAGLLGCLEFFILVFATEFWHFAVVVFLAAIGMSASSGAGNALLYDTLLIGGKEHEFEKYLGRLNTLDIAAIMIAALSGSLLAGRFGFEFNYWLSFIAMLVSFCFSLLLIEPSLSTKVEDEAPLTLKDYGMAFVRLFAQSKGVVPVLMSGMVIGAAMNFIDEFWQLYLDRVGVPVLYFGLFSAAIYVLRLPGNLLAYSLKNRFSYRGLLLFVSVMTALGFSYLSYFQDYSGLVAMGLVCLFSGLIEPLTTGYLHHRIPSNVRATLGSAQSFGENAVMLVVGLGFGYFSTKWDVFGGYGFIAFVCGLFVVYFILMAKQVDE
- a CDS encoding sensor histidine kinase, with the translated sequence MSVSRKLFFTTATIIITLGLLFILTVQFALRDNLYFMMEAARSEEVQSLNNQLTDFYTSNGESWDGLQSFVDSHIALPSDAGLVVRSRDMHILAQSGSVDSRTIIDDGLRNVIRKGQTYVAVLYLYDHEIAEMSVWRKSSFFATLFFLVFAVIVLVALSLLLAYWVSKRLTAPLKALLQAIEQLKKGEFGVRTPVTSKDEYGKVAEAFNDMSQELLHAETVRRNLVADVAHELRTPLTIMRGKLELIQQNKQPIQPVALLPIQDELLRLSTLVEELHQLSLAEAKRLRIDKKPIHVNMWLAQVLENVKDEAALKQIQLVLKENDDQLWANLDANRMTQVLMNLLSNALRHTPEKGTIFIELAAFKKEDSFSNMNITVRDTGTGIAAEHLPHLFDRFYRADDDRSRESGGTGLGLAITKQLVEAHGGQIHVQSSPGIGTTFTINIPLDK